One Streptomyces sp. NBC_00554 DNA segment encodes these proteins:
- the deoC gene encoding deoxyribose-phosphate aldolase, with protein sequence MPTTAPAAHVLGDVTASDSTLRRFLHGLPGVDAVGLEARAASLGTRSIKTTAKAYAIDLAISMVDLTTLEGADTPGKVRALGAKAVHPDPTDRTAPGTAAVCVYPDMVATAKEAVAGSDVKVASVATAFPAGRAALDVKLADVRDAIAAGADEIDMVIDRGAFLAGKYLKVYDEITAVKETCGTSARLKVIFETGELSTYDNIRRASWLGMLAGADFIKTSTGKVAVNATPANTLLMLEAVRDFRAQTGVQIGVKPAGGIRTTKDAIKFLVLVNETAGEDWLDNHWFRFGASSLLNDLLMQRQKLATGRYSGPDYVTVD encoded by the coding sequence ATGCCCACCACTGCACCCGCTGCACATGTTCTCGGCGACGTAACCGCGTCCGACAGCACGCTGCGCCGCTTCCTCCACGGGCTCCCCGGCGTGGACGCGGTAGGCCTGGAGGCGCGCGCCGCCTCGCTAGGCACCCGTTCCATCAAGACCACGGCCAAGGCGTACGCGATCGACCTCGCCATCTCGATGGTCGACCTGACGACGCTGGAAGGCGCGGACACCCCGGGCAAGGTCCGGGCGCTCGGCGCCAAGGCGGTCCACCCGGACCCGACGGACCGTACGGCGCCCGGCACCGCCGCCGTCTGCGTCTACCCCGACATGGTGGCCACCGCCAAGGAAGCCGTCGCGGGCTCCGACGTGAAGGTCGCCTCCGTCGCGACCGCCTTCCCGGCCGGCCGAGCCGCCCTCGACGTCAAGCTGGCCGATGTGCGGGACGCCATCGCCGCGGGCGCCGACGAGATCGACATGGTCATCGACCGCGGGGCGTTCCTCGCGGGCAAGTACCTGAAGGTGTACGACGAGATCACCGCCGTGAAGGAGACCTGCGGGACCAGCGCCCGCCTCAAGGTCATCTTCGAGACCGGCGAACTGTCGACGTACGACAACATCCGCCGCGCCAGCTGGCTCGGCATGCTCGCCGGCGCCGACTTCATCAAGACCTCCACCGGCAAGGTGGCCGTGAACGCGACCCCGGCGAACACGCTGCTCATGCTGGAAGCCGTACGAGACTTCCGCGCCCAGACGGGCGTGCAGATCGGCGTGAAGCCCGCCGGCGGCATCCGCACGACCAAGGACGCCATCAAGTTCCTGGTGCTGGTCAACGAGACCGCGGGCGAGGACTGGCTGGACAACCACTGGTTCCGCTTCGGCGCGTCCTCGCTCCTGAACGACCTGCTGATGCAGCGTCAGAAGCTGGCCACCGGCCGCTACTCCGGCCCCGACTACGTGACGGTGGACTGA
- a CDS encoding DUF1508 domain-containing protein produces the protein MAARQGGAAVPGTRCQIDIGADGSYLWRLTATNGRVIAVAAMTYRSYGECRTAFEQLCADVGELPGGVHHTSEGNGWVWRLRDRSGGAVAVSSRAYERHSTCQAAYDRFRALLSELGSGGLIPWDDLD, from the coding sequence ATGGCAGCAAGACAGGGGGGCGCGGCCGTACCCGGCACGCGCTGCCAGATAGACATAGGCGCGGACGGCAGTTACCTGTGGCGACTCACCGCCACGAACGGGCGGGTGATCGCCGTGGCGGCGATGACGTACAGGAGCTACGGCGAGTGCCGTACCGCGTTCGAGCAGCTGTGTGCCGATGTCGGGGAATTACCGGGCGGTGTGCATCACACGTCCGAAGGCAATGGCTGGGTCTGGCGGCTCCGCGATCGCAGCGGCGGCGCCGTGGCCGTGTCCTCGCGTGCCTATGAACGGCACTCGACGTGCCAGGCCGCCTATGACAGGTTCCGGGCACTGCTGTCTGAACTCGGGTCGGGGGGACTGATCCCGTGGGACGACCTGGACTGA
- a CDS encoding calcium-binding protein yields the protein MRFYSAVATACGVVALSALTVPAAHADEKFGDTEITGVVVNGGDPVVVGTTERTVTVEVTATDPSGLSEINATLYHGAYGAQDATVPSAAACGPTADATTTCTLTFVLKPGTTPANDSLAGTWSVSAYAVSADIDAHFLDSAATFAVQRDTRVTADATPEPVRWGKVLTVTGSVQNAAWATGTYAAAEAGRPVALQFRKKGCTEYTTVKTVPTSADGTVSTTVRAYADGDYRWSYAGTATTAAAVSEADYVDVV from the coding sequence ATGCGCTTTTACTCTGCTGTCGCCACCGCGTGCGGCGTCGTTGCTCTGTCCGCCCTCACCGTCCCGGCCGCGCACGCGGACGAGAAGTTCGGCGACACCGAGATCACCGGCGTGGTCGTCAACGGGGGCGACCCCGTCGTCGTCGGCACCACCGAGAGAACCGTCACCGTCGAGGTCACCGCGACCGACCCGTCCGGCCTCTCGGAGATCAACGCCACGCTGTACCACGGCGCGTACGGCGCCCAGGACGCCACCGTGCCCTCGGCGGCGGCCTGCGGTCCGACGGCCGACGCCACCACCACCTGCACCCTGACCTTCGTCCTCAAGCCCGGCACCACGCCGGCCAACGACTCCCTTGCCGGCACCTGGAGTGTCAGCGCCTACGCGGTCTCCGCCGACATCGACGCCCACTTCCTGGACAGCGCGGCGACCTTCGCCGTGCAGCGCGACACCCGGGTGACCGCCGACGCCACCCCCGAGCCGGTGAGGTGGGGCAAGGTCCTCACCGTCACGGGCAGCGTGCAGAACGCCGCCTGGGCGACCGGCACCTATGCCGCCGCCGAGGCCGGCCGGCCCGTGGCCCTGCAGTTCCGCAAGAAGGGCTGCACCGAATACACCACCGTCAAGACCGTCCCGACCTCCGCCGACGGCACCGTCTCCACCACCGTTCGGGCATACGCCGACGGCGACTACCGCTGGTCCTACGCCGGCACGGCCACCACCGCGGCCGCGGTCTCGGAAGCCGACTACGTCGACGTCGTCTGA
- a CDS encoding aldehyde dehydrogenase family protein codes for MSEKSEKSEQNRLSVFKTYKLYVGGKFPRSESGRVYEVTDSKGKWLANAPLSSRKDARDAVVAARKAFGGWSGATAYNRGQVLYRVAEMLEGRKDQFVREVADSEGLSKSKAAAVVDAAIDRWVWYAGWTDKIAQVIGGANPVAGPYFNLSTPEPTGVVTVLAPQESSFLGLVSVIAPVIATGNTVIVIASEKSPLPALSLGEVLATSDLPGGVVNVLSGRTAEIATPLAAHQDVNAIDLAGADEVLAKELEIAAADNLKRVLRPQAVDYSETPGIERLTAFLETKTVWHPTGALGASGSSY; via the coding sequence ATGTCTGAGAAGTCGGAGAAGTCCGAGCAGAACCGTCTGAGCGTCTTCAAGACCTACAAGCTGTACGTGGGGGGCAAGTTCCCCCGCAGCGAGAGCGGCCGGGTGTACGAAGTGACGGACTCGAAGGGCAAGTGGCTGGCCAACGCCCCGCTCTCCTCCCGCAAGGACGCGAGGGACGCGGTGGTCGCCGCCCGCAAGGCGTTCGGCGGCTGGTCCGGCGCGACGGCGTACAACCGCGGCCAGGTCCTCTACCGCGTCGCGGAGATGCTGGAGGGCCGCAAGGACCAGTTCGTACGCGAGGTGGCCGACTCGGAGGGGCTCTCGAAGTCCAAGGCCGCGGCGGTCGTCGACGCGGCCATCGACCGCTGGGTCTGGTACGCGGGCTGGACCGACAAGATCGCCCAGGTGATCGGCGGCGCCAACCCGGTGGCGGGCCCGTACTTCAACCTCTCCACCCCGGAGCCCACCGGCGTGGTCACCGTCCTGGCCCCCCAGGAGTCCTCGTTCCTGGGCCTGGTCTCGGTGATCGCCCCGGTGATCGCGACCGGCAACACGGTGATCGTGATCGCGAGCGAGAAGTCCCCGCTCCCGGCGCTGTCCCTTGGCGAGGTCCTGGCGACGTCCGACCTGCCCGGCGGCGTCGTCAACGTCCTCTCCGGCAGGACGGCGGAGATCGCCACGCCGCTCGCCGCACACCAGGACGTCAACGCGATCGACCTCGCGGGCGCGGACGAGGTACTGGCGAAGGAGCTGGAGATCGCGGCCGCGGACAACCTGAAGCGAGTTCTCCGTCCACAGGCTGTGGATTACTCCGAGACGCCCGGCATCGAGCGCCTCACCGCCTTCCTGGAGACGAAGACGGTCTGGCACCCGACGGGCGCGCTCGGCGCCTCCGGATCGTCCTACTAG
- the pstC gene encoding phosphate ABC transporter permease subunit PstC codes for MPDRVFRGILRGGGGLVLAIMLLVGGFLTYRAWQALSDAKWDFVTTEAWEPEAHNFGIAAVLVGTILIALVAIVFAVPLALGTALYISEYAPPRMRQTLISIVDLMAAVPSVVYGLWGLFFFQGHVVTVSRWISTYLGWIPLFKVDGADPDDPLATATVYTSSTFIAGMVVSLMVAPIICSVMREVFSQAPVGEREGAFALGANRWGMIRSVVLPFGKGGMIGGTMLGLGRALGETIAVYLIISPIFVIQPHILQNGTSSVSSLIALRYGEASDLGMSALMAAGLALFLMTLVVNFAASSIVARSRSGATSDS; via the coding sequence GTGCCCGACCGCGTGTTCAGGGGAATCCTGCGTGGCGGCGGCGGCCTGGTGCTCGCGATCATGCTGCTCGTCGGCGGCTTTCTGACGTACCGGGCCTGGCAGGCGCTGTCGGATGCGAAGTGGGACTTCGTCACCACCGAGGCGTGGGAGCCCGAGGCCCACAACTTCGGCATCGCGGCGGTGCTCGTCGGCACGATCCTGATCGCGCTGGTCGCCATCGTGTTCGCGGTGCCGCTGGCCCTCGGCACCGCGCTCTACATCTCCGAGTACGCGCCGCCGCGGATGCGCCAGACACTCATCAGCATCGTCGACCTGATGGCCGCCGTGCCGTCGGTGGTCTATGGCCTGTGGGGGCTGTTCTTCTTCCAGGGACACGTGGTCACCGTGTCGCGCTGGATCTCCACGTACCTCGGGTGGATCCCGCTCTTCAAGGTCGACGGCGCCGATCCGGACGACCCGCTCGCCACCGCGACGGTCTACACCTCGTCCACCTTCATCGCGGGCATGGTCGTGTCCCTGATGGTCGCGCCGATCATCTGCTCGGTGATGCGGGAGGTGTTCTCGCAGGCGCCGGTCGGTGAGCGGGAAGGGGCGTTCGCGCTCGGCGCGAACCGCTGGGGCATGATCCGCAGCGTCGTTCTGCCCTTCGGCAAGGGCGGCATGATCGGCGGCACCATGCTGGGCCTGGGCCGGGCGCTCGGCGAGACCATCGCCGTCTACCTGATCATCTCGCCGATCTTCGTGATCCAGCCGCACATCCTGCAGAACGGCACGAGCTCGGTCTCCTCGCTGATCGCCCTGCGCTACGGCGAGGCGAGCGACCTCGGCATGTCGGCGCTGATGGCCGCCGGTCTCGCGCTCTTCCTGATGACCCTCGTCGTCAACTTCGCCGCATCGTCGATCGTCGCCCGCAGCCGTTCCGGCGCGACGAGCGACTCCTGA
- a CDS encoding PH domain-containing protein, with translation MTTPDHQSPTPDASRPESKDRIYRSPAGMVGGALLLALVGWLGIDALVSGEDRTPWLALAAMLLVVPLIVAFTLRPAVYANADRLAIRNPLRLIVLPWGQVAGLRSGYSNEVLDQSGRKFQLWAVPVSLRGRKKAAQREARQAADASGKRRGGGGGLGGFGGLGGGAGGPASRPAGPVRAEADRIMDELRELRETRGKAESAQGEVTVRWAYEVVGPAVAGAVLLVVLLAIG, from the coding sequence ATGACGACCCCGGATCATCAGTCACCCACGCCGGACGCCTCGCGACCCGAGTCGAAGGACCGGATCTACCGGTCGCCCGCCGGCATGGTGGGCGGCGCACTGCTGCTGGCCCTCGTGGGCTGGCTCGGCATCGACGCGCTGGTCTCCGGCGAGGACCGCACCCCCTGGCTGGCGCTCGCCGCGATGCTCCTCGTCGTGCCGCTGATCGTCGCGTTCACCCTGCGCCCGGCCGTCTACGCCAACGCCGACCGGCTGGCCATCCGCAACCCGCTCCGCCTCATCGTGCTGCCCTGGGGGCAGGTCGCCGGGCTGCGCTCCGGTTACTCCAACGAGGTCCTCGACCAGTCGGGCCGGAAGTTCCAGCTGTGGGCGGTGCCGGTGTCCTTGCGCGGACGCAAGAAGGCGGCCCAGCGTGAGGCACGGCAGGCCGCCGACGCGTCCGGGAAGCGGCGGGGCGGCGGCGGTGGGCTGGGGGGCTTCGGCGGCCTCGGCGGAGGCGCCGGCGGTCCGGCATCCCGACCGGCCGGGCCGGTGCGTGCGGAGGCCGACCGGATCATGGACGAACTGCGCGAGCTGCGGGAGACGCGGGGCAAGGCGGAGAGTGCGCAGGGCGAGGTGACGGTGCGGTGGGCGTACGAGGTGGTGGGGCCTGCTGTTGCCGGGGCGGTTTTGCTGGTGGTTCTGCTGGCGATCGGGTGA
- a CDS encoding aldehyde dehydrogenase family protein, whose protein sequence is MASAFEYAPAPESRSVVDIAPSYGLFIDGEFTEAADGKVFKTVSPSTEEVLSEIAQAGEADVDRAVKAARKAFEKWSALPGSERAKYLFRIARIIQERSRELAVLETLDNGKPIKETRDADLPLVAAHFFYYAGWADKLDHAGFGANPRPLGVAGQVIPWNFPLLMLAWKIAPALATGNTVVLKPAETTPLSALFFADICRQAGLPKGVVNILPGYGDTGAALVEHPDVNKVAFTGSTAVGKAIARQIAGTNKKVTLELGGKGANIVFDDAPIDQAVEGIVSGIFFNQGQVCCAGSRLLVQESIQDELLDSLKRRLSTLRLGDPLDKNTDIGAINSAEQLSRITTLVEQGEAEGAERWSAPCELPSSGYWFAPTLFTNVTQAHTIARDEIFGPVLSVLSFRTPDEAVAKANNSQYGLSAGIWTEKGSRILAVAGKLRAGVIWSNTFNKFDPTSPFGGYKESGFGREGGRHGLEAYLDV, encoded by the coding sequence ATGGCATCCGCATTCGAGTACGCACCGGCGCCCGAGTCCCGCTCGGTCGTCGACATCGCACCTTCCTACGGCCTCTTCATCGACGGAGAGTTCACCGAGGCGGCCGACGGCAAGGTCTTCAAGACGGTCAGCCCGTCCACCGAAGAGGTCCTCTCCGAGATCGCTCAGGCGGGCGAGGCGGACGTCGACCGCGCCGTGAAGGCGGCCCGCAAGGCCTTCGAGAAGTGGTCGGCCCTGCCCGGCTCCGAGCGCGCCAAGTACCTGTTCCGCATCGCCCGGATCATCCAGGAACGCTCCCGCGAGCTCGCCGTCCTCGAAACCCTCGACAACGGCAAGCCGATCAAGGAAACGCGCGACGCGGACCTCCCCCTGGTAGCGGCGCACTTCTTCTACTACGCGGGCTGGGCAGACAAGCTCGACCACGCGGGCTTCGGCGCGAACCCCCGGCCCCTCGGCGTCGCGGGCCAGGTCATCCCCTGGAACTTCCCCCTCCTGATGCTGGCGTGGAAGATCGCCCCGGCGCTGGCGACCGGCAACACGGTCGTCCTGAAGCCCGCCGAGACGACTCCCCTCTCCGCGCTGTTCTTCGCGGACATCTGCCGCCAGGCGGGCCTCCCCAAGGGCGTCGTCAACATCCTCCCCGGGTACGGCGACACGGGCGCGGCCCTCGTCGAGCACCCGGACGTGAACAAGGTGGCCTTCACGGGCTCCACCGCCGTGGGCAAGGCGATCGCCCGCCAGATCGCGGGCACCAACAAGAAGGTCACCCTCGAACTCGGCGGCAAGGGCGCGAACATCGTCTTCGACGACGCCCCCATCGACCAGGCCGTAGAGGGCATCGTCAGCGGCATCTTCTTCAACCAGGGCCAGGTCTGCTGCGCGGGCAGCCGACTCCTCGTACAGGAGTCGATCCAGGACGAGTTGCTGGACTCGCTCAAACGCCGCCTCTCGACGCTCCGCCTCGGCGACCCTCTCGACAAGAACACGGACATCGGCGCGATCAACTCCGCCGAGCAGCTGTCCCGCATCACCACGCTCGTCGAGCAGGGCGAGGCCGAGGGCGCCGAGCGCTGGTCCGCCCCCTGCGAACTCCCCTCCTCCGGCTACTGGTTCGCCCCGACGCTCTTCACGAACGTCACCCAGGCGCACACCATCGCCCGCGACGAGATCTTCGGCCCGGTCCTGTCCGTCCTCAGCTTCCGCACCCCGGACGAGGCGGTCGCCAAGGCCAACAACTCCCAGTACGGCCTCTCCGCCGGCATCTGGACGGAGAAGGGCTCCCGCATCCTCGCGGTCGCGGGCAAGCTCCGCGCGGGCGTCATCTGGTCCAACACGTTCAACAAGTTCGACCCGACGTCGCCGTTCGGCGGCTACAAGGAGTCGGGCTTCGGCCGCGAGGGCGGCCGCCACGGCCTGGAGGCGTACCTCGATGTCTGA